One Brassica napus cultivar Da-Ae chromosome C4, Da-Ae, whole genome shotgun sequence genomic region harbors:
- the LOC125586414 gene encoding uncharacterized protein LOC125586414 produces MAQQDAAQKATTEQLAAILALLAGGSGDPATTVRKQLFDTYRTASAGNPANTSAVQVQTPGGVDLVTVRELAELKQSVLDMKDRMLEGPTSAPLIERVLAETLKTPFSRKITDVRYRPTEKIRLPTYAGKVDPTDHITAFNITMGRTNFSEEERDAGYCRLFVESLQGPALGWFTGLERDSINDFHDLTTAFLKHYIMFTRQGATLSDLWNLSQGSSQSLRDFMEKFKAVASKVQVPDSVAVDALMNTLYFKSLFREDLYRNPTTSLQDAIARSNNFIRMEEDTAAILKKLNTTTKPATVPKAPEARQEPRQHVSGSKPNQPKSFVYVVEDKNASPQPTVVVREKGWNVWENDEKPQTSSTPPASIPGPAEPNMWCSFHKSKAHDTRDCRYLLDALFLSYEKGTSNVEIPKPRPNGTKSWSKNKEKKTHKNQDKSRNRPKHTEDDKPEEHEEEDGDAQVDEEQPCNRRRVQVILARPSSSSDEEEDKHVHDSREYSSKRTNESI; encoded by the coding sequence ATGGCGCAGCAAGACGCCGCCCAAAAGGCGACGACCGAGCAACTCGCCGCCATTCTAGCTCTGCTGGCCGGAGGCTCAGGAGATCCGGCTACGACGGTCCGAAAACAACTGTTCGACACTTACCGAACAGCCAGTGCCGGAAACCCCGCAAACACGAGTGCCGTACAGGTCCAAACTCCCGGCGGCGTCGACCTCGTTACCGTCCGGGAACTCGCTGAGCTTAAGCAATCAGTCCTGGACATGAAAGACCGGATGCTCGAAGGACCTACTTCAGCGCCGCTGATCGAACGTGTCCTCGCCGAAACCCTAAAAACCCCATTTTCCCGGAAGATCACCGACGTACGTTACCGGCCGACCGAGAAAATTCGCCTTCCGACTTACGCCGGAAAGGTGGACCCAACCGACCACATCACTGCTTTCAACATCACGATGGGTCGAACCAACTTCTCTGAGGAAGAAAGAGACGCTGGCTACTGTCGTCTCTTCGTGGAAAGTCTTCAAGGACCAGCTCTCGGATGGTTCACTGGATTGGAGCGCGACTCCATCAACGATTTCCACGATCTGACGACTGCGTTCCTCAAGCACTACATCATGTTTACAAGACAAGGAGCAACTCTGTCCGATTTATGGAATCTATCTCAAGGATCGAGCCAAAGCCTCCGCGACTTCATGGAAAAATTCAAAGCAGTCGCTTCGAAAGTCCAAGTCCCCGACAGCGTTGCCGTCGACGCACTGATGAACACTCTCTATTTCAAGTCCTTGTTTCGCGAGGATCTTTACAGAAATCCAACCACTTCGCTCCAGGACGCAATCGCCAGGTCAAACAACTTCATTCGAATGGAAGAAGACACAGCGGCGATACTTAAGAAACTGAACACGACAACCAAACCGGCAACTGTCCCCAAAGCTCCCGAGGCACGCCAGGAACCTCGTCAGCACGTCTCAGGCAGTAAACCTAACCAGCCGAAAAGTTTCGTCTACGTGGTTGAAGACAAAAACGCGTCCCCACAGCCCACTGTCGTTGTACGCGAAAAAGGTTGGAATGTCTGGGAAAACGACGAAAAGCCGCAAACCTCTTCGACACCTCCGGCGTCAATTCCTGGACCAGCTGAGCCAAACATGTGGTGTAGCTTCCACAAGTCTAAGGCACATGATACAAGGGACTGCAGGTATTTGTTAGACGCCCTCTTCTTGTCGTACGAAAAGGGAACGTCAAACGTCGAAATCCCTAAGCCTAGGCCCAACGGCACCAAGAGCTGgagcaaaaacaaagaaaagaaaactcacAAGAATCAGGATAAGTCTAGAAACCGGCCGAAGCATACTGAGGATGACAAGCCAGAAGagcatgaagaagaagacggcgATGCACAAGTCGACGAGGAGCAACCGTGTAATCGTCGACGTGTACAAGTCATCCTCGCACGACCCAGTTCCTCctcagatgaagaagaggataaacatGTCCATGACTCACGCGAGTATTCCAGCAAACGAACAAACGAGAGCATATAG
- the LOC106395443 gene encoding UDP-D-xylose:L-fucose alpha-1,3-D-xylosyltransferase 3-like: MAQPQQRPIANRPISFLNRNGLFLLLLALLVFLGVYLPLSESPLFMFQNRTSSSSSPSFVVSDWRDYSLAQAAKFVAKNGTVIVCAVSYPFLPFLNNWLISISRQKHHEKVLVIAEDYALLYKVNEKWPGHAVLIPPALDPKAAHHFGSQGFYNLTSRRPQHLLDILELGYNVMYNDVDMVWLQDPFKYLQGGHDVYFMDDMTTIKPLNYSHGLPPSRNGVTYVCSCMIFLRCTSGAKLLLKKWVEEIRAQPWSNTEAKKPHDQPAFNRALHKTTHQVDVYLLPQSAFPSGGLYFKNKKWVNETNGKHVIVHNNYIVGYNQKLKRFQDFGLWLVDDFSHESPLEKLELVQEQNTEEKKQKGRGRKQTENRGQKQNIL; the protein is encoded by the exons ATGGCGCAGCCGCAACAACGCCCAATCGCAAACCGTCCCATTTCATTTCTAAACCGCAACggtctcttcctcctccttttAGCTCTCTTGGTATTCCTCGGCGTATACTTACCTTTATCAGAGTCTCCGTTATTCATGTTTCAGAACAgaacctcttcttcttcgtctcctTCTTTTGTGGTCTCTGACTGGCGCGACTATTCTCTTGCCCAAGCAGCCAAGTTTGTGGCCAAGAACGGGACAGTGATCGTTTGTGCAGTTAGTTATCCTTTCTTGCCTTTTCTTAATAACTGGTTGATTAGCATTTCTAGACAGAAGCATCATGAAAAAGTTCTAGTGATCGCTGAAGATTACGCTCTTCTGTACAAAGTCAACGAGAAGTGGCCTGGTCATGCCGTTCTCATTCCTCCAGCATTGGATCCAAAAGCCGCACATCATTTTGGTTCCCAG GGTTTCTACAACCTTACTTCTCGGAGACCACAACATCTCTTGGACATTTTGGAGCTAGGTTACAATGTTATGTACAATGATGTTGATATGGTCTGGCTACAAGATCCATTTAAGTATTTACAGGGAGGCCACGACGTATACTTCATGGATGACATGACAACG ATTAAGCCTTTAAATTACTCTCATGGTTTACCACCGAGCCGGAACGGAGTGACTTATGTATGTAGCTGCATGATTTTCTTGCGTTGCACTAGTGGTGCAAAGCTTCTATTGAAGAAATGGGTTGAAGAAATTCGAGCTCAGCCTTGGTCTAACACCGAAGCAAAGAAACCACATGATCAACCTGCTTTTAATAGGGCACTTCACAAAACAACTCATCAG GTAGATGTCTACTTGCTTCCACAATCAGCTTTCCCGTCAGGAGGATTGTACTTTAAGAACAAGAAATGGGTTAATGAGACAAATGGGAAACATGTGATAGTTCACAATAACTACATTGTCGGCTACAACCAAAAGTTGAAACGCTTCCAAGATTTTGGTCTATGGCTAGTCGATGATTTTTCTCATGAGTCACCACTGGAAAAATTAGA GTTAGTCCAGGAGCAGAATACTGAAGAGAAGAAACAGAAGGGAAGAGGGagaaaacaaacagaaaatagGGGTCAAAAACAGAACATCCTCTAG